The Pseudoxanthomonas suwonensis sequence CGCATGCCCGACCCATGACCAGCATCGCCAAGATCCACGCCCGAGAAATCCTCGACAGCCGCGGCAATCCCACCCTCGAAGCCGAGGTCACCCTGGCCGACGGCTCCTTCGGACGCGCCGCGGTGCCATCGGGCGCCTCGACCGGCACCAAGGAAGCGGTGGAGTTGCGCGACGGCGACAAGACCCGCTACCTGGGCAAGGGTGTGAAGAGCGCGGTTGCCAACGTCAACGGCGCAATCGCCGATGCGCTGGCCGGCTTCGATGCCGCCGACCAGCAGGGCCTGGACCGCCGCCTGATCGACCTGGACGGCACCGAGAACAAGGGCCGCCTGGGCGCCAACGCCCTGCTGGGTGTGTCGCTGGCCGCCGCCCACGCCGTGGCCGCCTCGAAGAAGCAGCCGCTGTGGCAGTACCTGTCCACCATCACCGAGTCGGACGTGTCGCTGCCGGTGCCGATGATGAACATCATCAACGGCGGCGCGCACGCCGACAACAACGTCGACTTCCAGGAGTTCATGGTGCTGCCGGTCGGCTCGGCCTCGTTCTCCGAGGCGCTGCGCACCGGCACCGAGATCTTCCATTCGCTCAAGTCGGTGCTGAAGGGCCATGGCCTGAGCACGGCGGTCGGCGACGAGGGCGGCTTCGCCCCGGACTTCCGCAGCAATGTCGAGGCGCTGGACACCATCCTCGAGGCGATCGGCAAGGCCGGTTACACCGCTGGCGAAGACGTGCTGCTGGGCCTGGACGTGGCTTCCAGCGAGTTCTACGACAACGGCAAGTACCACCTGGTCGGCGAGAACAAGCGCCTGTCTTCCGAGCAGTTCGTCGACTTCCTCGCCGACTGGGCCGCGCAGTACCCGATCATCACCATCGAGGACGGCCTGGCCGAGGACGACTGGGCCGGCTGGAAGCTGCTGACCGACCGCATCGGCAGCAAGGTGCAGCTGGTCGGCGACGACCTGTTCGTCACCAACCCGAAGATCCTCAAGCAGGGCATCGAGTCGGGCACCGCCAACGCGATCCTGATCAAGGTCAACCAGATCGGCACCCTGACCGAGACCCTGGAGGCCATCGCCCTGGCCCACCATGCGAAGTACGCGGCGATCGTCTCGCACCGCTCCGGCGAGACCGAGGACACCACGATCTCCGATATCGCGGTCGCCACCACCGCTACCCAGATCAAGACCGGTTCGCTGTGCCGCAGCGACCGCGTGGCCAAGTACAACCAGCTGCTGCGCATCGAGGAGCAGCTCGGCGCCTCGGCGCGCTACGCCGGCCGCGACGCCTTCGTCTCGCTCAAGCGCTGACGAAGACGCGGCGATGCGCGCCATGCGCTGGGTGCTGCTGGGGCTGGTGCTGCTGCTGGGATGGCTGCAGTACCGGCTCTGGTTCGGCATCGGCAGCGCGGGCGAGGTGGCGGCGCTGGAGGCCCAGGTGGAGCACCAGCGCCGCGAGAACGGCGGCCTGGAGGAACGCAACGCGGCGCTGGCTGCCGAAGTGCGCGACCTCAAGGAGGGCGTGGCCGCGGTCGAGGAGCGCGCGCGCAGCGAACTGGGCATGATCAAGCCCGGCGAGGTGTTCTACCGCGTGGTGGAGGATCCGGCGCAGCGCGCCGGCACCCCGGACAAGGCCGACGAACCCGCGGGCGCGGACGCCGGGGAGCGTGACTGATGGCCTCGGTCTGGGCGGTGGTGCCCGCCGCGGGCCGCGGCACCCGCTTCGGCGGGGACGTGCCCAAGCAGTACCTCGAGGCAGCCGGCCGGCCGCTGCTGGCCCATACCCTGGATACGCTGCTGGCCCATCCGGCGGTGGCCGGCGCGATCCTGGCGCTGTCCGCGGACGATCCGCGCTGGCCGGGCTGGCGCGAGCACGCCGGCAAGCCGCTGCTCGCCTGCACCGGCGGCGACAGCCGCGCCGCCTCGGTCCTGGCCGCGGTGGAGGCGCTGCCCGGATCGGTGCGCGCCGACGACTTCGTCCTGGTCCACGATGCCGCGCGGCCCAACCTGGCGCTGGCGGACCTGGACCGGCTGCTGGAACTGGGCCGCGCCGACCCGGTCGGCGCGATCCTGGCCGCGCCGGTGCGCGACACCCTCAAGCGCGCCGGCGACGACGGCGGCATCGACGCCACCGAACCGCGCGAGCGGCTGTGGCGCGCACTGACCCCGCAGCTGTTCCGCCGGCTGCAGCTGACCCGCGCTTTGCAGGCCGCGGCCGCGGCCGGGATCGAAGTGACCGACGAGGCGATGGCGCTGGAGCGGCAGGGCCTGCGCCCGCTGCTGGTCGAGGGCCGCGAGGACAACTTCAAGGTCACCACCCCGGCGGACCTGGCCCGCTTCGAGTTCGAACTGTCCCGCCGCTCCCTGTAGGAGCCGGGTTCAGCCGGCGACACGGGCGTCGGGAACATGAGGGAGTCGCCTGTGCCGACGTGGCGTGTCGCCGGCTGAACCCGGCTCCTACAATAGCCCGTTGCGGCGTATCACCTTTCCGCGGAAGGACCTCCATGGCAGACATCCCCCCCATCCGCATCGGCCAGGGCTTCGACGTGCACGTCTTCGGCGAGGGCGACCACGTGATGCTCGGCGGAGTGCGCGTGCCGCACGAGCGCGGCGTGGTCGCGCACAGCGACGGCGACGTGGCGCTGCACGCGCTGTGCGACGCGATCCTCGGCGCGCTGGCGCTGGGCGACATCGGCGTGCACTTCCCGCCCTCGGACGAGCGCTGGCGTGGCGCCGACAGCCTGGGCCTGCTGCGGCATTGCGTCGGCTTGGCCGTCGACCGCGGCTGGCGGCTGGGCAACGCCGACATCACCGTGGTCTGCGAGCGGCCGAAGGTCGGCCCGCATGCGGCGCTGATGCGCGAACGCATCGCCGGGGCCTGCGGCGTGGGCGTCGACGCGGTCAGCGTCAAGGCGACCACCAGCGAGAAGCTGGGGTTCACCGGCCGCGGCGAGGGCATCGCCGCGCAGGCGGTCGCGCTGCTGGTGAAGGCATGAGCGATCCCCTCGCGGCGTTCGGCGCGCCGGTGCTGGCGGCGCGCATCCGCGCACAGCCCGAGGACTTCCGGGTTGAGGAGCTGGATGGCTTCGAGGCCAGCGGCGAGGGCGAGCACCTGCTGCTGACCGTCGAGAAGCGCGGCATGAACACCGGCTTCGTCGCCCGCGAGATCGCGCGCTGGGCCGGCGTGCCCGAGCACGCGGTCGGCTACGCCGGACTGAAGGACCGGCATGCGGTGACCCTGCAGCGCTTCAGCGTGCACCTGCCCGGTCGTGAGGCGCCGGAGGTGGCCGCGCTGGAGCACGACGGGCTGCGGGTGCTGGCGCAGGACCGCCACCGGCGCAAACTGCCGCGCGGCGCGCTGGCCGGCAACTGCTTCGTGCTGGTGCTGCGCGAGGTGGCCGGTGCGCGCGATGCCATCGAGGCGCGGCTGGCCCAGGTCACCGCCCGTGGCGTGCCCAACGCGTTCGGCGAGCAGCGCTTCGGCCATGGCGGTGGCAACGTCGGCAAGGCGCTGGCAATGTTCGGCGGGCGCAGGGTGGGCCGCGAGCAGCGTTCGCTGCTGCTGTCGGCGGCGCGTTCGGTGCTGTTCAACCGGGTGCTGGCCGCGCGCGTGGCCGCCGGCAGCTGGGATGCCGGGTTGGAGGGCGAGGTCTGGATGCTGTCGGGCAGCCGCAGCGTGTTCGGGCCCGAACCGTGTAGCGAGGCCCTGGCGCAGCGGCTGGCGGCGTTCGACATCCACCCCAGCGGGCCGCTGTGGGGGCGTGGCGGGTTGCGCAGCGAGGGTGCGTGCCGGGAGCTGGAACTGGCGGCGCTGTCGGACCACGAATCGCTGGCGCTGCGCGAGGGACTGGAGCGCGCCGGCCTGGAGCAGGAGCGGCGTGCGTTGCGGCTGCGGGCGGAGGACCTGTCCTGGGACTGGCCGGATGCGGCCAGCCTGCGCCTGTCGTTCTCGCTGCCGCCCGGCAGCTATGCCACGGCCGTGCTGGCGCAGCTGGGCAGGGTCGAGGACGCGGCCGTGGGCGCGGATTCCTAAGACGCGTGGAGGCGGCATGGCCGCGGCGCACGGCGGGAGCGGCACCCGGCTTCTCGGCACCCCACCTCCCGTTGTCCCGGCGTGATCAGCCATGATCAGCCATTCGGCTGTTGTGAGGCTCTTCGGCTGCTATGAAGCGTTTCGCCGGGACGACGGAGGCGGGGTTGCACACGTGGCGGGCGACACAAGCCGCACGTGGCTGCCAAAAAAACGACGGCCCCATCTGGGGCCGTCGCGGTCGTGCCTGGACGCTGCGGCGCGCCCGGCAGGCGCGCCGTCGACTCAGAAGCCGCCGCCGAAGGTGAACTGCAGCCGCTCGAGCTCGTCGCCTTCCTTCTTCTTGAACGGATAGGCGTAGCTGATCGAGATCGGGCCCACAGGTGCGCGCCACAGCAGCGCCACGCCGGCCGAGGCGCGCAGTTCGTTGGCGTCGAAGTTGTCGATGCCGTCGTACACGTTGCCGAAGTCGACGAAGGCGGACACGCGCGCGGCCTTGCTGTCGAACAGGCGCGGGAACACCATCTCGATCTGGCCGACCGTCTTCAGCGAGCCGCCCAGCGGCTGGCCGCGGTAGCCGCCGATCACCTCCGAGCGCGGGCCCAGGGTGTTGTCGCGGAAGCCGCGCACCGAGCGGGTGCCGCCGGCGTAGAAGTTCTCGAAGAACGGCAGGCCGGTCGCGATGACCGTCTTGTCGTAGTCCGGCGAGGTCGGCAGGCAGGGGTTGCTGGGATCCGGGCCGGGCACGTAGGTGTCCCACGTGCCATCGCCATCGGTATCCACGTAGGAACCTGCGGTGTAGCAGAGGTTGCGCACCGTGTCGCTGCCGTAGCTGTCGCCGTAGCCCAGGTCCAGGCCGGTGCGCAGCACGAACGCCGGGCTGAGCCGCCAGTACTTGGAGAACTCGTAGTTGAGCTTGTAGTACTGGGCGGTGGAGCCGGGCAGGGTGGTCTCCAGGCCCACGCGCTGGTACATGCCGTTGGTCGGCATGAAGAAGTCGTTGCGGGTGTCGCGCGCCCAGCCGAGCTCGCTGCGCCAGGCGTGGAAGGTGCGCTGGCCGATCGCGTCGATGTAGTCGACGATCGACTGCGGCGTGTAGCCGGGGTAGGCCTGGATCTGGTTGCTGTCGATGCCGAACAGCAGCGAGACCGAGCTGTGCTCGGTGATCGGCAGGCCCAGGATCGCCTGCGCCGCCG is a genomic window containing:
- the ispF gene encoding 2-C-methyl-D-erythritol 2,4-cyclodiphosphate synthase, whose translation is MADIPPIRIGQGFDVHVFGEGDHVMLGGVRVPHERGVVAHSDGDVALHALCDAILGALALGDIGVHFPPSDERWRGADSLGLLRHCVGLAVDRGWRLGNADITVVCERPKVGPHAALMRERIAGACGVGVDAVSVKATTSEKLGFTGRGEGIAAQAVALLVKA
- the eno gene encoding phosphopyruvate hydratase is translated as MTSIAKIHAREILDSRGNPTLEAEVTLADGSFGRAAVPSGASTGTKEAVELRDGDKTRYLGKGVKSAVANVNGAIADALAGFDAADQQGLDRRLIDLDGTENKGRLGANALLGVSLAAAHAVAASKKQPLWQYLSTITESDVSLPVPMMNIINGGAHADNNVDFQEFMVLPVGSASFSEALRTGTEIFHSLKSVLKGHGLSTAVGDEGGFAPDFRSNVEALDTILEAIGKAGYTAGEDVLLGLDVASSEFYDNGKYHLVGENKRLSSEQFVDFLADWAAQYPIITIEDGLAEDDWAGWKLLTDRIGSKVQLVGDDLFVTNPKILKQGIESGTANAILIKVNQIGTLTETLEAIALAHHAKYAAIVSHRSGETEDTTISDIAVATTATQIKTGSLCRSDRVAKYNQLLRIEEQLGASARYAGRDAFVSLKR
- the truD gene encoding tRNA pseudouridine(13) synthase TruD — translated: MSDPLAAFGAPVLAARIRAQPEDFRVEELDGFEASGEGEHLLLTVEKRGMNTGFVAREIARWAGVPEHAVGYAGLKDRHAVTLQRFSVHLPGREAPEVAALEHDGLRVLAQDRHRRKLPRGALAGNCFVLVLREVAGARDAIEARLAQVTARGVPNAFGEQRFGHGGGNVGKALAMFGGRRVGREQRSLLLSAARSVLFNRVLAARVAAGSWDAGLEGEVWMLSGSRSVFGPEPCSEALAQRLAAFDIHPSGPLWGRGGLRSEGACRELELAALSDHESLALREGLERAGLEQERRALRLRAEDLSWDWPDAASLRLSFSLPPGSYATAVLAQLGRVEDAAVGADS
- the ispD gene encoding 2-C-methyl-D-erythritol 4-phosphate cytidylyltransferase; translation: MASVWAVVPAAGRGTRFGGDVPKQYLEAAGRPLLAHTLDTLLAHPAVAGAILALSADDPRWPGWREHAGKPLLACTGGDSRAASVLAAVEALPGSVRADDFVLVHDAARPNLALADLDRLLELGRADPVGAILAAPVRDTLKRAGDDGGIDATEPRERLWRALTPQLFRRLQLTRALQAAAAAGIEVTDEAMALERQGLRPLLVEGREDNFKVTTPADLARFEFELSRRSL
- the ftsB gene encoding cell division protein FtsB; this translates as MRAMRWVLLGLVLLLGWLQYRLWFGIGSAGEVAALEAQVEHQRRENGGLEERNAALAAEVRDLKEGVAAVEERARSELGMIKPGEVFYRVVEDPAQRAGTPDKADEPAGADAGERD